The following proteins are co-located in the Paludibaculum fermentans genome:
- a CDS encoding phosphate/phosphite/phosphonate ABC transporter substrate-binding protein, producing MTLRQKSLLLLVVALPGMNVRMCAGDGTGAAGLTRTYLRVSASESVFATVNQADAIASMKVWSEQLGKLRGFQLDAKVAIALSIPQMRQSLKDHMVDLLVLDTPDYLVLSETNLLDAVFAGTERGQLAVYQYLLLTNDSSGAVTLPGLRQKRVVISSRTKSNLGLMWLETLLGDSRLGRAGAFFSSVEINYRSSQCVMPLFFRRIDACVVDSGNWEAMKELNPQLGRLRVVARSEPYLEGVVAMPLQPHPHQDELVASLLNLHKTPAGEQLGIVFRIGPLVRASKAQFESVRVLRNKYRHIVEASSSGLGPALVRLEDAAGKGHP from the coding sequence ATGACACTGCGCCAGAAGTCACTGCTCCTCCTCGTCGTCGCCTTGCCAGGGATGAACGTGCGTATGTGTGCGGGCGACGGGACCGGCGCAGCGGGTCTGACCCGCACTTATCTGCGGGTTTCGGCCAGCGAATCGGTGTTCGCCACTGTCAACCAGGCTGACGCTATCGCTTCGATGAAGGTCTGGTCGGAGCAACTGGGAAAACTGCGTGGCTTCCAGTTGGATGCCAAGGTGGCGATCGCACTGTCCATTCCACAGATGCGCCAGAGTTTGAAGGACCACATGGTGGATTTGCTGGTGCTGGATACGCCTGACTACCTGGTCCTTTCTGAAACGAACCTTCTCGACGCCGTGTTTGCCGGCACCGAAAGAGGGCAACTCGCGGTGTATCAGTATTTGCTGCTGACCAACGACTCCTCCGGAGCGGTGACTCTCCCTGGCCTTCGCCAGAAGCGCGTTGTCATCTCCTCCCGCACCAAATCGAACCTGGGACTGATGTGGCTGGAGACGCTGCTGGGGGATAGCCGCCTGGGCAGGGCTGGCGCCTTCTTCAGCAGCGTGGAAATCAACTATCGCTCCTCGCAGTGCGTAATGCCTTTGTTCTTCCGCAGAATCGACGCGTGTGTGGTCGATTCGGGCAACTGGGAGGCGATGAAGGAGCTCAATCCGCAATTGGGACGGCTCCGCGTTGTTGCCCGCTCTGAACCTTACCTGGAGGGCGTGGTGGCGATGCCCCTGCAGCCGCACCCGCACCAGGACGAGTTGGTCGCGTCGCTGCTGAACCTGCACAAGACCCCGGCGGGTGAGCAGTTAGGCATTGTCTTCAGGATTGGGCCGCTGGTCCGCGCCAGTAAAGCGCAGTTCGAATCGGTTCGGGTGCTGCGCAATAAGTACCGCCACATCGTGGAGGCATCCTCCTCCGGATTGGGACCGGCGCTGGTCAGGCTGGAAGACGCGGCGGGAAAGGGCCATCCCTAA
- a CDS encoding phosphate/phosphite/phosphonate ABC transporter substrate-binding protein: MSKPDYRTDSAGGWIERLSRRRAISLALGANPTFSGVLALSQDGVPVRLALSESVVGDVNLNDARAAMKVWISLITKELNVLIDPKLFSTTQEIYDRMHHGDLDAVALNILEYRQIADLLDSTQIVAAGGPAGLEQYLILVKKGGGFRQLSDLKGKRFCTLKSPRMCLAADWLATMLEEGHRGPADQFFSSMSVDAKFSRVVLPVFFGQSDACLTSKRGFETMCELNPQVARDLRVIASSPQMVLSFYIFRKNYQGLNRQKVIKAISGLRNTTAGQQLATLFQFDELTLRDAGCLTSALAILDAADRVRAQRGSAARKG; the protein is encoded by the coding sequence ATGTCGAAGCCGGACTATAGGACAGACTCGGCGGGCGGTTGGATCGAACGGCTTTCGCGCCGCCGGGCCATTTCGCTGGCGCTGGGCGCAAACCCAACCTTTTCGGGCGTACTCGCGCTGTCCCAGGATGGCGTACCCGTGCGGCTGGCTCTTTCCGAGAGCGTCGTGGGTGACGTCAATCTGAACGACGCCCGGGCCGCGATGAAGGTGTGGATCTCGCTCATCACCAAGGAACTGAATGTCCTGATCGATCCGAAGCTTTTCTCAACCACCCAGGAAATCTACGACAGGATGCATCACGGCGACCTGGATGCGGTCGCGCTGAATATTCTCGAGTACCGTCAGATCGCTGACCTGCTGGACTCCACCCAAATCGTGGCCGCTGGCGGGCCGGCCGGGCTTGAACAGTATTTGATTCTGGTGAAGAAGGGCGGCGGCTTCCGGCAGTTGAGCGACTTGAAGGGCAAGCGCTTCTGCACACTGAAATCGCCGCGGATGTGCCTTGCCGCGGACTGGCTGGCCACGATGCTGGAGGAGGGGCATCGAGGTCCCGCTGACCAGTTTTTCTCGTCCATGTCGGTGGATGCAAAGTTCTCACGGGTTGTGCTGCCGGTCTTCTTCGGTCAGTCCGATGCCTGCCTGACATCCAAGCGCGGGTTCGAGACGATGTGCGAGTTGAATCCACAGGTGGCGCGCGACTTGAGGGTGATCGCCAGTTCTCCTCAGATGGTGTTGAGTTTCTATATCTTCCGCAAGAACTATCAGGGGTTGAACCGGCAGAAGGTCATAAAAGCGATCTCCGGTCTGCGGAACACGACGGCTGGCCAGCAACTGGCGACGCTTTTCCAGTTCGATGAATTGACCCTCCGGGACGCAGGCTGCCTGACTTCTGCCTTGGCCATTCTGGATGCGGCAGACCGGGTGCGCGCGCAGCGGGGTTCGGCGGCCAGGAAGGGGTGA
- a CDS encoding PhnD/SsuA/transferrin family substrate-binding protein, with the protein MTHHSPRSMSEAWHGMCSRRQALALLVSGAAAPAMPAAAEPVAPLRLAVSESLVTDVNTNDASAAMSIWVKRLAQEMNIVVDYNAKAFDPTQEILSRARKGLLDAVALNVLEYRQVADNLDASQVVAEGGSVGPEQYLILVKNNSSFQKPLDLRGARLMMLKNPRMCVAPAWLSTILDGGYSGPWDKFFATVGSDSKVGRVVLPVFFGQADACVATRRGFDSMCELNPQVAKELRTIAASPSMVVNGYVFRKNYQSVYRDRFVKALSGLRSTVAGRQIAILFQFEELTLRDASCFASALSLLDAADRIRNRHGVAGRKGASL; encoded by the coding sequence ATGACACACCATTCACCACGATCGATGAGCGAGGCCTGGCACGGAATGTGTTCGCGCCGCCAGGCGCTGGCTCTTCTGGTGAGCGGAGCGGCTGCGCCTGCGATGCCTGCTGCTGCCGAGCCCGTGGCCCCGCTGCGGCTCGCGGTCTCGGAGAGTCTGGTGACAGACGTGAATACGAATGACGCCAGCGCCGCGATGTCGATCTGGGTGAAGCGGCTCGCGCAAGAGATGAACATTGTGGTGGACTACAACGCCAAGGCCTTTGACCCGACTCAGGAGATTCTCAGCCGGGCTCGCAAGGGGTTGCTGGATGCCGTGGCGTTGAATGTCCTCGAGTATCGCCAGGTCGCCGATAACCTGGACGCCAGCCAGGTGGTCGCCGAGGGTGGCTCCGTCGGGCCTGAGCAGTATCTCATTCTCGTGAAGAACAACAGTAGTTTCCAGAAACCGCTCGACCTGCGGGGCGCCCGGTTGATGATGCTCAAGAATCCGCGGATGTGCGTCGCTCCCGCCTGGCTCTCCACCATCCTGGACGGCGGCTATTCCGGGCCATGGGACAAGTTCTTCGCGACGGTGGGCAGCGACAGCAAGGTCGGACGCGTGGTTCTACCCGTTTTCTTTGGGCAGGCGGATGCATGTGTGGCAACGCGGCGCGGCTTCGATTCCATGTGCGAACTGAATCCCCAGGTTGCGAAGGAGCTGAGAACCATTGCTGCCTCGCCCAGCATGGTCGTCAACGGCTATGTCTTCCGTAAAAACTATCAGTCGGTCTACCGGGACCGGTTCGTCAAGGCGCTATCTGGATTGCGCTCGACCGTCGCGGGGCGGCAGATCGCGATTTTGTTCCAGTTCGAGGAGCTGACGCTGCGGGATGCCAGTTGTTTTGCCAGCGCACTCAGTTTGCTGGACGCCGCGGACCGGATTCGGAATCGCCACGGCGTTGCCGGGCGGAAAGGCGCCTCGCTGTAG
- a CDS encoding TolC family protein, with product MSYACVRILCVSLSTTALWMTSLAAQPAAAPAPATSASAPQVLSLDDCLRITFEKNHRRPASRFAVAIAEAQHRQALAGYWPQVNAKAGWFRMDEAPNFVFPASNMYIPSQTVTVPGGSTSVTIPANAFGPGFPPVAVQMPVSFPGQSITTNAQVFPVPEQDVKLMDPQSVTATGNFTWLLFDGGMRSGYRQQALGGKMAAQAELRRTDLELTDSVVRLYYGAVLARQLHQLGQDTLARMEVTLELTESLYKNGAGRVNKTDYLDNVVMVETIRSTVAELAKNEAAAQAALAYTMGLPWDATVVPSSEEVPHRPFAGNAAELVSSAYEFNPDWAKVEAGLKALDGAVSTARSGYYPKIALTGEVHRWWNDYTTGTATTRNKTGWTIGAGAEIPIFDGFLTKNRVSEALARVAKLKEEKLLLREGIGLQVRELFLSLEAASKTYQAAERAMVAARENRELTSRAYQNELVDTEKVIRAQLFEALMSAQFYKTRYDHVAIESQLSVVIGKEVRERITSKP from the coding sequence ATGTCATATGCTTGTGTACGGATTCTTTGTGTCTCTCTGAGCACCACCGCTCTTTGGATGACGAGCCTCGCCGCTCAGCCGGCTGCGGCGCCCGCGCCCGCAACGTCAGCGAGCGCGCCGCAGGTCCTTTCGCTGGACGACTGCCTCCGGATCACGTTCGAGAAGAACCACCGGCGGCCCGCGTCACGCTTTGCAGTGGCGATAGCGGAGGCACAGCACAGGCAGGCCCTGGCCGGTTACTGGCCGCAGGTGAACGCAAAAGCCGGGTGGTTCCGGATGGACGAAGCCCCGAACTTCGTCTTCCCGGCGAGCAATATGTACATTCCGTCGCAGACCGTGACGGTGCCTGGCGGTTCCACTTCGGTCACCATTCCGGCCAACGCGTTTGGTCCCGGATTCCCACCGGTAGCTGTGCAGATGCCTGTGTCGTTCCCTGGCCAGAGCATCACCACCAATGCGCAGGTGTTTCCAGTACCTGAGCAGGACGTGAAGTTGATGGATCCGCAGAGCGTGACCGCGACAGGCAACTTCACCTGGCTGCTCTTCGACGGCGGCATGCGCAGCGGCTACCGTCAGCAGGCCCTGGGCGGGAAGATGGCGGCGCAGGCGGAACTGAGGCGCACTGACCTGGAGCTCACCGATAGTGTCGTCCGGCTCTACTACGGCGCGGTACTCGCCCGGCAGTTGCATCAGTTGGGGCAGGACACGCTGGCGCGCATGGAAGTCACGCTGGAGTTGACTGAGTCGCTGTACAAGAACGGCGCGGGCCGGGTGAACAAGACCGACTATTTGGACAACGTCGTGATGGTGGAGACCATCCGGTCCACGGTGGCCGAACTGGCAAAGAACGAAGCCGCGGCCCAAGCCGCGCTTGCCTACACCATGGGCTTGCCGTGGGATGCCACGGTGGTGCCCTCCAGCGAGGAGGTGCCGCACCGGCCCTTCGCGGGCAATGCGGCGGAACTGGTGAGCTCGGCCTATGAGTTCAATCCGGACTGGGCCAAGGTTGAGGCCGGGCTCAAGGCCCTGGACGGGGCCGTGTCTACGGCGCGCAGCGGCTACTACCCGAAGATCGCACTGACCGGTGAGGTTCATCGCTGGTGGAACGACTACACGACGGGTACAGCCACAACCCGGAACAAGACGGGCTGGACGATTGGCGCGGGTGCGGAGATCCCGATCTTCGACGGCTTCCTGACGAAGAACAGGGTGAGCGAGGCGCTGGCGCGGGTCGCGAAGTTGAAGGAAGAGAAGTTGCTGCTGCGCGAAGGCATCGGACTGCAGGTTCGCGAGCTGTTTTTGAGCCTGGAGGCGGCCTCGAAGACCTATCAGGCAGCGGAACGCGCCATGGTCGCGGCCCGCGAGAACCGGGAACTGACCTCGCGGGCCTATCAGAACGAACTCGTCGATACGGAAAAGGTGATCCGGGCTCAGCTCTTCGAGGCGCTGATGAGCGCTCAGTTCTATAAGACGCGCTATGACCATGTCGCGATTGAGTCGCAGCTATCCGTGGTGATCGGCAAGGAAGTCAGGGAGAGGATCACGTCGAAGCCTTAG
- a CDS encoding Gfo/Idh/MocA family protein: protein MNRRHFLMSAAAAAPLTASALASPNDTIRIACVGLRGQGNSHIKAYEGMKNVEIAALCDIDESILDKRLGEVSTVTGKKPERYVDLRKLLEDKSIDAISIATPNHNHTMQTIWALQAGKHVYVEKPASHNIYESKQIVAATKKYGKIVQHGVNARSTEGLREAAQQIKDGLIGDVYMARGLCYKWRDTIGRAKPEPVPAGVNYDLWLGPAPKREFTKNRFHYNWHWFWDTGNGDFGNQGIHEVDICRWLLGVKLPTKVHAMGGHFMFDDDQETPNVLTATYEFNEAGKTKMMVFEVRHWMSNHEAGIGEGGKRKDSNTVGNVFYGSKGYMAIEGYASYKTFLGREAEPGPAKSAGGSNWVNFIDAVRANDYSKLNGPIEEGALSATLMHLANISYRLGRSLTVDPVKCEVKGDAEANAMFTRPYRKGFEVPKIA, encoded by the coding sequence ATGAACCGCCGCCACTTCCTGATGAGCGCAGCCGCCGCGGCCCCGTTGACGGCCAGCGCACTGGCTAGCCCGAACGACACAATCCGCATCGCGTGCGTGGGTCTTCGAGGACAGGGAAACAGCCACATCAAGGCTTACGAAGGCATGAAGAACGTCGAAATCGCCGCGCTTTGCGATATCGACGAGAGCATTCTCGACAAGCGGCTGGGTGAAGTTTCGACGGTCACCGGCAAGAAGCCTGAGCGCTATGTCGACCTGCGGAAGCTGTTGGAAGACAAGTCTATCGACGCGATCTCCATTGCCACGCCCAACCACAACCATACGATGCAGACCATCTGGGCGCTGCAGGCCGGCAAGCATGTGTACGTCGAGAAGCCCGCTTCGCACAATATCTATGAGTCGAAGCAGATTGTGGCGGCCACGAAGAAGTACGGCAAGATCGTGCAGCATGGCGTGAACGCACGCTCCACCGAAGGGCTGCGCGAGGCGGCACAGCAGATCAAGGACGGGCTGATCGGTGATGTCTACATGGCCCGCGGCCTGTGCTACAAGTGGCGCGATACCATCGGCCGGGCGAAGCCGGAACCGGTGCCCGCCGGTGTGAATTACGACCTCTGGCTGGGCCCCGCGCCCAAGCGTGAGTTCACCAAGAACCGCTTCCATTACAACTGGCATTGGTTCTGGGATACGGGCAACGGCGACTTCGGCAACCAGGGCATCCACGAAGTGGATATCTGCCGCTGGCTGCTGGGTGTGAAGCTGCCCACCAAGGTGCATGCCATGGGCGGGCACTTCATGTTCGACGACGACCAGGAGACGCCGAACGTCCTCACGGCTACCTACGAGTTCAACGAAGCAGGCAAGACGAAGATGATGGTGTTCGAGGTGCGGCACTGGATGTCGAACCACGAAGCGGGCATCGGCGAAGGCGGCAAGCGCAAGGACAGCAACACGGTCGGCAATGTCTTTTACGGCTCGAAGGGCTACATGGCCATCGAGGGCTACGCCTCGTATAAGACCTTCCTGGGCCGCGAAGCGGAGCCGGGTCCGGCCAAGAGCGCGGGCGGTTCGAACTGGGTCAACTTCATTGACGCGGTGCGTGCCAACGATTACTCGAAGCTGAATGGCCCGATCGAGGAAGGCGCCCTCAGTGCTACCCTCATGCACCTGGCCAACATCAGCTACCGCCTGGGCCGCAGCCTGACGGTGGATCCGGTGAAGTGTGAAGTGAAAGGCGACGCCGAGGCGAACGCCATGTTCACGCGCCCGTATCGCAAGGGTTTCGAAGTTCCGAAGATCGCGTAG
- a CDS encoding DinB family protein, protein MPFSHDEAKLIAGYTLANYERERNTTKSVIAAIPAGQEEYKPHGNCMGALKLAFHIVASERFFLNGVANGKFGPGGEMPESIKTPADVIAWYDANVPPAIDEVKSLSGESISQTIDFFGMMQAQAIFYLTLMTNHSVHHRGQLAAYLRPMGAKVPSIYGPSGDVGVNG, encoded by the coding sequence ATGCCATTCAGTCATGACGAAGCCAAACTGATCGCTGGTTACACCCTCGCCAACTACGAGCGGGAAAGAAATACCACCAAATCCGTGATCGCGGCGATCCCGGCCGGCCAGGAAGAGTACAAACCGCATGGCAACTGCATGGGCGCGCTCAAGTTGGCGTTCCACATCGTGGCCAGCGAGCGCTTTTTCCTGAACGGTGTGGCCAACGGCAAGTTCGGCCCTGGCGGAGAGATGCCGGAATCGATCAAGACGCCCGCCGACGTCATCGCCTGGTATGACGCCAATGTGCCTCCAGCGATCGATGAGGTGAAATCCCTGTCAGGCGAGTCGATCAGCCAGACCATCGACTTCTTCGGGATGATGCAGGCGCAGGCGATTTTTTATCTGACGCTGATGACGAACCACTCCGTGCACCACCGCGGCCAACTGGCGGCCTATCTTCGCCCCATGGGCGCCAAGGTGCCCAGCATCTACGGCCCCAGCGGCGATGTCGGCGTGAATGGCTGA
- a CDS encoding phosphatase PAP2 family protein, whose protein sequence is MAANKRTETPPPAPNTDFLESKWALRLLVFSPLPVICSFFLGFPTYLRTDQALAGMLFASFLYLLMTRPGLRAIAWSIAVSASIYSLQEWLAKPITPFAQPLAVVLGSYLGLGGLFVLAARAIYLKGDAQRKAARAFAGGWMFLVLWSLLGLALPLSNSMSPTTLDPLFFAIDHGYGLDASFVLGTWMAASPLWKLLTFVVYQLLPLAPVVAVGLDLIDPKAPFRVLQLLISMAFTGFIIYWVAPAVGPIHAFAANYPHHPPDISTLSLGPLAQLGSPRNCMPSLHFGSALAVYWLLKHYGGWVRALALLFVSWTAFATLALGEHYVIDLVVALPFVVTFLGLWVTGLGWKTPARYQSVLGGLALTVCWLVLLRTQAGVLTGSPAVLWGLTLVTVAGSLSLERRLQFAASTCIRVMRSSVRSLSPAGEDSLSPLAAGTLPLDGEAPSRGF, encoded by the coding sequence TTGGCTGCGAATAAGAGAACGGAGACGCCGCCCCCGGCCCCGAATACCGATTTTCTGGAGTCCAAATGGGCGCTCCGGCTGCTTGTCTTTTCGCCGTTGCCTGTGATCTGCAGCTTTTTCCTGGGTTTCCCCACCTACCTGCGGACTGATCAGGCACTGGCAGGCATGCTGTTCGCCAGCTTCCTCTACCTCCTGATGACTCGGCCGGGCCTGCGCGCCATCGCCTGGAGTATCGCCGTTTCGGCCTCCATTTATTCTCTCCAGGAATGGCTGGCGAAACCCATCACGCCTTTCGCGCAGCCGCTTGCCGTGGTTCTGGGAAGTTATCTCGGCCTCGGCGGTCTGTTCGTATTGGCGGCGCGGGCCATCTATTTGAAGGGCGATGCCCAGCGCAAGGCCGCACGAGCCTTCGCGGGCGGATGGATGTTCCTTGTCCTGTGGAGCCTGCTGGGGTTGGCCCTGCCGCTCAGCAATTCGATGAGCCCCACCACCCTGGATCCCTTGTTCTTTGCGATTGACCACGGGTACGGGCTCGACGCCAGTTTTGTCCTGGGTACGTGGATGGCCGCCAGCCCCCTCTGGAAGCTGTTGACGTTTGTTGTATATCAGTTGCTGCCGCTTGCTCCGGTGGTTGCGGTGGGGTTGGACCTGATCGATCCAAAGGCGCCGTTCCGGGTGCTGCAGTTGCTCATCAGCATGGCGTTCACGGGGTTCATCATCTACTGGGTGGCTCCGGCAGTCGGGCCCATCCACGCGTTTGCCGCCAACTACCCCCACCATCCGCCGGACATCTCGACGCTTTCGCTGGGTCCACTCGCCCAGTTGGGTTCGCCCCGCAACTGCATGCCCTCGCTGCATTTTGGATCGGCGTTAGCCGTGTACTGGCTGCTGAAGCACTATGGCGGGTGGGTGCGTGCCCTCGCCCTGCTCTTCGTCTCCTGGACGGCTTTCGCGACCTTGGCCTTGGGGGAGCACTACGTCATCGACTTGGTCGTCGCGCTGCCTTTTGTCGTGACATTCCTGGGGCTTTGGGTGACGGGCCTGGGCTGGAAAACGCCGGCGAGGTATCAGAGCGTTCTGGGCGGTTTGGCCCTCACCGTCTGCTGGCTGGTCTTATTACGCACCCAGGCTGGAGTACTGACGGGCTCGCCCGCCGTCCTGTGGGGTTTGACCCTTGTGACCGTGGCCGGTTCGCTGTCCCTGGAACGGCGCCTGCAATTCGCCGCCTCCACCTGCATTCGAGTCATGCGCAGCAGCGTGCGCAGCCTTTCTCCCGCGGGCGAGGATAGCCTGAGTCCGCTGGCTGCCGGAACGCTGCCTCTCGACGGTGAGGCGCCGTCGAGAGGCTTCTAG
- a CDS encoding ATP-binding protein, which produces MAEEVCPICGGLGWKILEKDGLTAAQRCECRVDSRADSLWKRARIPANYLGDRFDNFSDRGSSELRMMQLQLSRYCQEFPAVDPPGLLFIGEPGTGKTHLAVAVLQRLIESGHEGIFVDYQNLLQRIRASYDPSSGESPREAYEMALECDVLLLDDLGAHRVTDWVEDTVTSIITYRCNERKPIIATTNLPDAEMGGTLIERMPEGSPARFDVKTTLAEKIGMRARSRLFEMCKIIRMPKVGDFRVAMRR; this is translated from the coding sequence ATGGCGGAAGAAGTCTGTCCAATTTGCGGCGGCTTGGGTTGGAAGATCCTGGAGAAGGACGGCCTGACCGCTGCGCAGCGCTGTGAGTGCCGGGTGGATTCGCGCGCCGACTCGCTTTGGAAGCGGGCGAGGATCCCCGCCAACTACCTGGGTGACCGGTTCGATAACTTCTCAGATCGCGGCTCCTCGGAACTGCGCATGATGCAACTGCAGCTGTCGCGGTATTGCCAGGAGTTCCCGGCGGTCGATCCTCCGGGCCTGCTGTTCATCGGAGAACCCGGTACCGGCAAGACGCACCTGGCCGTGGCGGTCCTGCAGCGGCTGATCGAATCGGGCCACGAAGGAATTTTCGTGGACTACCAGAACCTGCTGCAACGGATCCGTGCCAGCTACGACCCGTCGTCGGGCGAGAGCCCCCGGGAAGCCTACGAGATGGCGCTGGAATGCGATGTGCTCCTGCTGGACGACCTGGGCGCGCACCGCGTGACGGATTGGGTGGAAGATACGGTGACGTCGATCATCACCTACCGCTGCAATGAGCGCAAGCCGATCATCGCCACCACGAATCTGCCCGATGCCGAGATGGGCGGCACGTTGATTGAACGCATGCCCGAGGGTTCGCCCGCTCGCTTCGATGTGAAGACGACGCTGGCGGAGAAGATCGGGATGCGGGCGCGGTCCCGCCTGTTTGAAATGTGCAAGATAATCCGGATGCCCAAGGTGGGCGATTTCCGGGTGGCCATGCGGCGTTAG
- a CDS encoding VIT and vWA domain-containing protein: protein MQKADITLVAATLMGAALILSGAGGRPTPPKPADRAVANGEVSEGSLIRVDPYSKHTGELCPLKHTDVNAEISGFLARVTVTQEFENSTPDKIEAIYTFPLPRMAAVDDMTMLVGSRTVKAQIKRREEARQIYEQARDRGQVASLLEQQRPNIFTQSVTNIEPGAKVKIVISYVETLKYDEGSYEFSFPMTVGPRYSPASMSQQEAQAVTPKYAPPETRAGHDVSLKVKLDAGVAIDSFSSKTHEVALDRRSSHEAVVTLKQNAVIPNKDFVLKYDVAGAKIQDAVLTHKAQRGGFFSLILQPPERVTQEDVTPKELVFVLDTSGSMSGFPIEKAKETMQLALAGLYPRDTFNLITFAGDTHILFPQAVPATPENLRQARRFLAGTYGSGGTEMMKAIRAALQSSGDPEKVRIVCFMTDGYVGNEPEIIAEIQRNSNARVFSFGIGSAVNRYLLDKMAEVGRGEVEYVALNDDGSAAARRFHERVRNPLLTDVTIDWHGLPVSDIYPNRIPDLFSAKPVVLSGRYSSGTSGTITLHGRMSGQPFSRNIQVNLPAQQPEHDVLATLWARTKIEDLMHQNPQNPDVQEVTRLGLEYRLMTQYTSFVAVEEKTVTRDGKPVRIEVPVEMPEGVSHEGVFGARGDRAEAMMLQGRARLGMAKGAGYATGTAGGVPGGAPGGVIGGIITSRSQASAPPPPPWMPATKPMPGAPADELRKENDSKIDAHLLSAEVKQKAVGGKVEVEIWLTEATPEVLEQLKKLGFEETKPSKVAKIRTGRISLDKLQELSRLDAVLNVRAATN, encoded by the coding sequence ATGCAAAAAGCCGACATCACACTCGTCGCGGCCACCCTGATGGGCGCCGCCCTGATTCTCTCCGGCGCCGGCGGCCGGCCCACCCCACCCAAACCAGCGGATCGAGCGGTTGCCAATGGCGAAGTGAGCGAGGGATCGTTGATCCGCGTCGATCCGTATAGCAAGCATACGGGCGAGCTCTGCCCGTTGAAACACACCGACGTCAATGCGGAGATCTCCGGCTTCCTGGCCCGCGTCACCGTGACGCAGGAGTTCGAGAACTCCACTCCGGACAAGATCGAAGCGATCTACACGTTTCCATTGCCGCGCATGGCGGCTGTGGACGATATGACCATGCTGGTGGGCAGCCGGACGGTGAAGGCGCAGATCAAGCGGCGGGAGGAAGCCCGGCAGATTTACGAGCAGGCGCGCGATCGCGGCCAGGTGGCTTCGCTGCTGGAACAGCAGCGGCCGAACATCTTCACGCAGTCGGTCACCAATATCGAGCCGGGCGCGAAAGTCAAGATCGTCATCAGCTATGTCGAGACGCTGAAGTACGACGAAGGTTCCTACGAGTTCTCGTTCCCGATGACGGTGGGACCGCGCTACAGCCCGGCCAGCATGAGCCAGCAGGAGGCCCAGGCGGTGACGCCGAAGTATGCTCCGCCGGAGACCAGGGCAGGGCATGATGTCTCGTTGAAAGTGAAACTCGACGCCGGTGTGGCGATCGACAGCTTCAGCTCGAAGACGCACGAAGTGGCGCTGGACCGGCGGTCGTCGCATGAGGCGGTGGTCACACTCAAGCAGAATGCAGTGATCCCGAACAAGGACTTCGTCCTGAAGTACGACGTGGCCGGCGCGAAGATCCAGGATGCGGTGCTGACACACAAGGCGCAGCGCGGCGGGTTTTTCTCGCTGATCCTGCAGCCGCCGGAACGAGTGACGCAGGAAGACGTCACGCCGAAGGAACTGGTGTTCGTGCTCGACACCTCCGGTTCCATGAGCGGCTTCCCGATTGAGAAGGCCAAGGAGACGATGCAACTCGCGCTGGCCGGTTTGTACCCGCGCGACACGTTCAACCTGATCACCTTCGCCGGTGATACGCACATTCTGTTCCCTCAGGCGGTGCCGGCCACTCCAGAGAATCTGAGGCAGGCGCGGCGGTTCCTGGCTGGGACTTATGGCAGCGGCGGGACGGAGATGATGAAGGCGATCCGGGCGGCCCTACAATCGTCCGGCGATCCAGAGAAGGTGCGGATCGTTTGCTTCATGACCGACGGCTATGTCGGGAACGAACCCGAGATCATCGCGGAGATCCAGCGCAACTCGAATGCGCGGGTGTTCAGCTTCGGCATCGGCAGTGCGGTGAACCGCTACCTGCTGGACAAAATGGCCGAAGTCGGGCGCGGCGAAGTGGAGTATGTGGCGCTGAACGATGATGGCTCCGCGGCGGCGCGGCGTTTCCATGAGCGCGTTCGCAATCCGCTGTTGACCGATGTCACGATCGACTGGCATGGGCTGCCCGTATCGGACATCTATCCGAACCGCATTCCGGATCTCTTCAGCGCGAAGCCGGTGGTGCTGAGCGGCCGCTATTCGAGCGGCACCAGCGGAACGATCACGCTGCACGGGCGGATGTCGGGGCAGCCTTTCTCGCGCAATATCCAGGTGAATCTGCCAGCGCAGCAGCCGGAGCACGACGTGCTGGCCACGCTGTGGGCGCGGACGAAGATCGAGGACCTGATGCATCAGAACCCTCAGAATCCGGACGTCCAGGAAGTGACGAGGCTTGGACTGGAGTACCGGCTGATGACACAGTACACGTCGTTCGTGGCAGTGGAAGAGAAGACAGTGACCCGCGACGGCAAACCGGTGCGGATCGAGGTGCCGGTGGAGATGCCGGAAGGCGTAAGCCACGAGGGCGTGTTTGGAGCCAGAGGGGACAGGGCTGAGGCCATGATGTTGCAAGGGCGCGCCCGGCTCGGCATGGCGAAAGGTGCAGGGTATGCGACAGGGACCGCCGGCGGGGTGCCTGGTGGAGCGCCTGGGGGCGTCATCGGGGGCATCATCACTTCCCGGAGCCAAGCGTCTGCGCCTCCTCCTCCTCCGTGGATGCCTGCGACGAAGCCGATGCCTGGGGCTCCTGCCGATGAGCTCAGGAAAGAGAACGACTCCAAGATCGACGCGCACCTGCTCTCGGCCGAGGTGAAGCAAAAGGCCGTGGGCGGAAAAGTCGAAGTGGAAATCTGGCTGACTGAAGCCACGCCCGAGGTGCTGGAGCAGTTGAAGAAGCTTGGCTTCGAGGAGACGAAGCCGTCGAAGGTGGCGAAGATTCGCACAGGACGCATCAGTTTGGATAAACTCCAAGAGTTGTCCCGGCTCGACGCCGTCCTAAACGTTCGGGCCGCCACAAACTGA